In Rhodococcus sp. OK302, one genomic interval encodes:
- the trhA gene encoding PAQR family membrane homeostasis protein TrhA, translating into MTAFGLEELPVKPRMRGWIHLWALFVSIAAGIVLVSVAGAQVGAKAAWATAIYSITICGLFGISATYHRIQWQTVEGRIWMKRADHSMIFLFIAGSYTPFAMLGLPAETGRVILAIVWAGALAGVALKMLWPTAPKWVGVPLYLLLGWAIVPVVGELTHQVGVAPMVLLLVGGIFYSVGAILYATKWPNPWPVTFGHHEFFHAATVIAAICHYIAVWLVVFN; encoded by the coding sequence ATGACGGCATTCGGACTCGAGGAGCTTCCGGTCAAACCACGCATGCGCGGATGGATCCATCTGTGGGCACTGTTCGTATCCATCGCCGCGGGCATAGTTCTGGTGTCCGTCGCCGGGGCACAAGTGGGCGCCAAGGCCGCGTGGGCCACCGCGATCTACAGCATCACGATCTGCGGCCTGTTCGGCATCAGCGCGACCTATCACCGCATCCAGTGGCAAACGGTCGAAGGCCGGATCTGGATGAAACGCGCCGACCATTCGATGATCTTTCTGTTCATCGCCGGCAGTTACACACCATTCGCGATGCTCGGACTACCCGCCGAGACAGGCAGGGTCATTCTCGCGATTGTCTGGGCCGGCGCTCTGGCCGGTGTAGCCCTCAAGATGCTGTGGCCCACAGCCCCCAAATGGGTAGGCGTACCGCTGTATCTGCTCCTCGGGTGGGCCATCGTGCCCGTTGTCGGCGAGCTGACGCACCAGGTGGGCGTAGCGCCCATGGTGCTCCTGCTGGTCGGCGGAATCTTCTACAGCGTCGGCGCGATTCTGTACGCCACCAAATGGCCCAACCCGTGGCCTGTGACCTTCGGACATCACGAGTTCTTCCACGCCGCTACCGTGATCGCGGCGATCTGCCACTACATCGCGGTCTGGCTCGTCGTATTCAACTGA